The sequence below is a genomic window from Pempheris klunzingeri isolate RE-2024b chromosome 12, fPemKlu1.hap1, whole genome shotgun sequence.
tataaattcTCATTATGAGGTGGATAATAAAAGTAGTGTGTATGCAGTTGTTAATGATTCACATGTTATTGGTGTGCGCAGACTAAAGTGGGATTTCACTGATTGCAGAAAAGGGAAATTCGGccaaataatattttaaacattCGCCCTAAACAGCTGAGCAGTTGTTCACCAGTTCCTACCTTCACTTGGCTCTCGGTCATTCCTAAAGAGTAAGCCAGGCGGGCTCTCTCCGGCCCGGCCAGGTACTTCGTCTGCTCGAAAGTTTTTTCCAGTGCAAAAATCTGCTGTCCTGAAAAAGTCGGTCTGGAGTGTTTCTTCTTTCCGTCCTTGTCCAGCATTATGTTAGCCTGAGCTgcaaaaagagaggaagactaTGGTTAAACACAGGGAGGAAGCTCACACAGCTGTTTATTTTCACTCCACGTGCTATTAGAGAACACTAGTCTGAGTCATGAAACGTTTCTGAAGAAGCGTCTGATCCACATGATGAGTTCACGGACCAAACATCCACGAATGAACTATTATAGTTTTtgctaatattattattttgcagGTTTAAAAGTCCTGCCAGATATCACACTAACATTTAATGTTTATGAGGATCTTCTAGTGTCAGCCTGCTTTCATGGCGACCACACAATGCGTAATAATATTCCATCCCTCTAACACAGCTTTGATATGTATCAGAATACATTTAGATTTGCTGTGATGACTGTGTTGGATATATTGtaggtgtttttctgtttgtgtgtgtgtgtttttgttctgtgtgtgtgtgtgttttttctgtgtgtgtgtgtgtgtgtgtgtgtgtgtttgctgtgtgtggtgACAGGCCTCCTTCAGGCCTGAATAATGTCTAAAATCACAACACCAGCACTACAGCTCCCTAAAAGCCCTCTGGAACAGGGGCGCAGAGGTGCGCTGGCTTTTCTGAATTCACACAGTCCATGAAGTCACCTGTGAGTgtagcagcagacagactgacagacatacGGGACTTACTAGGACAGTGAACCCGCGGGTCCCTCCAGGGGGAACCCTGCATCACCCCGGGCCAGAAGATGGGCGCCCTCCCCGGCAGCTCGGCCAGGGGCTTCGGGTACCGCGACACCGCCGGGCTGAAGTACATCCCCGCGgctgcggcggcggcggtggtggcCAGGCCGTTTATCCTGGGGAAGCCGGAGAGCAGCTGCCCGGTCGTGGTGATGGGTCTCCCCAGGATGTCGCTTATTCCGTGCGGGGTGCCCATGGTGATCTGGGAGTTGAGGTTGGCGAGCGAAGGCGCCTTGAATCCTGCCGGGCTCTGCTGCAGCGCGTACGGGAACAGGGACGTCTTCATCTCGGTCATGTTGTGCAACGCCGCCAGCGGGGTGCTGCCCAGGACGAAAGCACTCTGCCGGTTAGCCTCCATCTGCGCGACCGCTAACATTTGTGAACATGAACCACCGAACTCGCTCGGATAAAAACGGGAacaagaaataaaagtaaactaAGAGGAGTGAATAAAGGCGCGGAGCGGAATTGTGGGGCCACTTGTGCGCTCCGCTAGtatcctgcagcaggaggaagcaCACGGTGCAAATGTGGGAAAAACTTGAGCCCAAGCCGaacttctcttctctcttggGAGGCGCGCAGCTCGGCCAAACTCCCAAAATGTCTCTTCGCCGGTTTGTTTTGGTCGGAGCGTCAGCTGGGAGCGTGCGTCCGCCTCAGGAATCCTCAGGAAGTCGGACGGTCTGATGATGTTTTTAGTGGTTTTGATGGGAACCATTAAAGGGTCGACTTGTCTGCCCATAAATTGAGTCGCTCTCGGCTGCGAGCGAAACGGGACCCGCTGATAATAGCGCAGCCACCTGCACGCGCGCTATTCCCATTGGCCGGGGCTGAGTGAGGCCGCGCGCTGATTGGAGGAGACGGAAAGTCCGCTGCTCCACACGTGCGTCTTCGCCGGACGGGTGCTGCCTTAACGTGCTGTCGGAAATACTAACTTCCAGTTATGCTGCACGTCAACGACCCCGCTCAGGTCTTATTGAGTCTGactggatttattttttatttcatttttaataaatttatatatacatatatatacatatatacatatatatatacatatatgtacatatatatataaaagttgtgtgttttttatttactgcaTTACTGTTTGTAGACTCGACACTTGTGTTCTAAAAGTCCACACTTGATGCGCATCTTTGTCGACCTTTCTGTGCAGAAACAATAAGCTCcgctgcagcaaaacaaactagaaatataaacatttttcacCCGTGAGTAAAAACCACTTGATTGTTGCTCAAAGCCGCATTAAAGACTTAAAAAATGTTTCGAAGCCGGGGTGTCAGAGGAGACCCTGAATGCACCAGCAGCCACACTCTATTAAGATCTTTAGCGGTGCTGTTAATGAAGCGTCTCACACCGAGCAAATCATTGTTTCCTcctatgacaaagaaaaaaacatttacattattatCTGTGAGTTTATCAAAGTAAAAAACGGGACCCGGAGGATTCCTCGTGTTTGTGGTGAATTTGACGCAGAATggaggttcttttttttttttttttttttaagcaatcCACAGAAAATTAACCCGGTTGAAGTTGATTTTCGGCTATTTTTTAAAACCtattttttaatgtatgttttttaatataatgtataatgtgcaATCCGCTCAGGACTTCTCAAGCAGGCAgcgtgttttgtttttttagcccATTTTCTACTGTGAGACTGATCCCGGTACTTTGGAGAATGAGGTCGGATTAACCGAGTCATTTCAGCGCTTGTTGCTGTGATCTGCTTTCCAAAAAGATTATAGTTTCACCCACTTTACCTCATCTTGAATATTATTTCACATcaagtcatgttttttttttttttttttttattttacacctGCTAACTGCAGGAAGTGGACAAACAGATCAGTGTGGGGCCTCTCAGAGAGAATAAAGTCTGTAAAGGACAGAGCTCGGTTTTATATGAGGGAgataatcagtgtttttcagacAAACTGCGTTATTACGCTGAAAGTGTGTGAGGGAACTCGCCGGGCTCCAGTCATCACTCTGAGTGCTGTAATATTTTATGGAGATGTGAGAAGGTTGTAAGAGTGAAATATGGCCACGTTAGCTTTTGAAAGGCTTCAGCAAATGCACCTTGCTGCCCATTTGCTCACCGGGGAAACATTGTGGATTTTAAAAGGTTTTCCAACGCGAGGTGATTCACAATTTTGCCTGTATTTCTTCAAGAGGAAAGGCTGCAGTACACGCGCTTTCTAATTCTGTAAATGGCCCtctatttctaatttatatCCGTATATTTCCCCTGATCATATGCATTGATTTTATTACCTTGTTTGAAAGTCTTTGGAAAAAGATCACTATAGGAGAAGCTGttggaaaaataaacatcctcCTATAATGTTTAAGGGGCAGAGCTGGCAGCCGGCTGCTCAATCTCTTGGTTTTTGTCAAATGTCACCAAGTTAAATAAAGCAGCTACCGGCTGACCCAGAGTCAGATCAATGACAGAAAGATTGGCACTTTCTCCAGTTCATCTGCCGCCAGAGACGAGAGCTGCCAAACAGCCCGTCACCATAATCGTAATTTAACATAAtgaattatttgaatttttatctCCTAAATTTACCACTAATTTGATCTTTAAACTCTTAAACTCAGATTTGTTACAGAAATAGGCGGAGCGCTCACCAAACCTGGAAACATCGATACATAATTATCGGGAAAATTATTACACCAATAAAATAACATTGGTTTCTACCATTAAACGCCACACACATTATTACTGCgaaggtaataataataataataataataataataataataataataatagtatccTAACGACAACGACAAAGAAggataaaataattaatcttTACAATGCCTTCTCAATGGGAAATGTTGATTTTATGATGTAATCAAATATTTGCAGTAACACGTGGACCTGTTGCTCACAGCAGTAAGTCTTTACACTGCGGTCCAGATGAATATCAGCCTGATTTATGCGCCAAACTCCATTGTGAGTTTTTAATAATGGCTTGTTGGCCTCCTGAAGGCGCGCACCGCAGGCCTTTGTCCACCACTGAAGGGAAATAGGTTAATAAACAGCGTAAAGATAATCTTATCGGACTGTAACCTCCGACACAAATGGGCATTGACTGAAGGGTGACAGAGAAGATAAGCAGATGTTTGGACAAAAAGACGCTTGTTGCAGTCGGTGGATGTGCTCAGAGTCACCGACTCTGCTCCAGCACCGCTCAGCGCCTCCCTGTCCTCATTATgggctttaaaaaaatatacacacacaatacagtcCGAgttatagaaatataaaactaaaacaaactaaaaaaaaaaaaacacgtggCCCTTAAAATGTGATCAGCCTTTGTTCAAAGTCACCTCATCAGCTGgaatataaaacatgtatttattgttgttgACACATCTACAGTCTCTCACTTTAACTCCCAGCAGAAgtcagagggaagaaaagaaaagaagaagccCTGTTCAAAGTGATCACATGTGAACCAGTGAGTGCGCACACAGGAAACCAGGTGGACTCATGTATCATTTGGCCAGGAGCGTCCTCTAGTGGCGCAAACCTAAGCTCGGCCAGAGGCTGAGATgtgctctcgctctctctcttcattcCATATTGGCCGAGAAGTTGTAAGAAACTGTTGAAGACCTTCATGGAAAGAATCTGCTTGTGTGACAGGATGGATCACACCATCACACAAGTGTGGAGATGAATTAAAACATGTCTGCAGGTGAAACCAGGACCGGTGTTAATCTTCCTGCTGATAAGTGTCCCTTTACTGAAACAGTTGCACTTCTCCAAGAAAGAAATATCGAATGAACATTGATTATTTCATCACATGAATTAATGAGCAGTCATTGACCAGTATAATGTCTTCAATGGAACCAGTGTCAGTTCCTTTTGTTTCACCTGCCCATAgaatattaaattaaaacagTTCAATCTTTTCAATGTTACATTCCTAAATATTGTACCATCTGTACGTCCTGACATGATTTACAGATGACTGATGACTGAATTCCCCAAATGATCCACTTATTCCAACATACTGCATTTGTTCTGCTTATCTGTTCAGATAGACACTGGCTGTGTTGGGAacagacataaataataattaaagctgcaggcagtgttggagggccctcgcacctttgtgcatgtcggggtgtgcggcggcttcgtcctgttgccggacaccgacccttccatgcggcTCAGAGTTTTcctgtattttggacagtgcatcaaggagttacatgtcacttcctgtgtcccctatgtggcgctagagaacagccactaaattgcatcctatatttcagcatgtCAGGTGTTGACTACATTGTGAAAATtccatgcaaatcaaatgatgattggcacaaaagtcttacttcctgttgtcactaggtggcgcaatgactgtggtcgcTAATTgtcatgtagatgtcttcaggccagGACTcttattattaatcatgacaagtgtggaacagattggataatgtacactgattAATGAACAACAATTTCCCGTTTCATGGCGAACACAgtgtcgccacggtgacagcgtttgacgaaacctcaagagcttcataagtgagcatcatccatatcctgggaatgtttggaccaaatttgaggtggctgtggtgaacctgctgagagagagacatctgAGGATAAAACATGACTATGACTATGGTTCTAAATTAGCACgtgcatgtcttcagagccggacagtcgtCAAACAGTATagatgtggtgaagataggaccttgtagagtAGAGTCACTGCACTTTTAATCTTCACGGCCAAAGAAGATTTTCAATCGAAATCCATCGCGCCACCAAGACAACAGCTTTTGATGAagactcacagttttcactgcagaccaaCACGTTTCAAAGTCACCAATTTAAACcagtcattcctggcaggggtattaaagactgaacacttgTTAGTGTGGTATCTGATatgttatatgtatgtgtgtgtgtcttctctgtgaatgtttaggtaagagagtcagagaggatgcATGGTATGTGTTAACATGTGAGGTCAGGGTGCTGCAGGATGACTTCCCAACAGGAATAGGAACATATCAGGATGTGGTGACGTCCCAAGAGGGACAGTTTCTATACATCCCTCCATATTAGGGCAAGACCTCTTTGGGCCTTTCTACTGAGGGAAACCATATGGTGAGGTCAGCGTTCCTAAAGGTATAAAAGATGACATTC
It includes:
- the nkx6.2 gene encoding homeobox protein Nkx-6.2, which translates into the protein MLAVAQMEANRQSAFVLGSTPLAALHNMTEMKTSLFPYALQQSPAGFKAPSLANLNSQITMGTPHGISDILGRPITTTGQLLSGFPRINGLATTAAAAAAGMYFSPAVSRYPKPLAELPGRAPIFWPGVMQGSPWRDPRVHCPTQANIMLDKDGKKKHSRPTFSGQQIFALEKTFEQTKYLAGPERARLAYSLGMTESQVKVWFQNRRTKWRKRHAAEMATAKKKHDSETEKMKESSENEDDDEYNKPLDPNSDDEKITRLLKKHKATNLALISPCSNSSDTL